One genomic region from Streptomyces sp. Li-HN-5-11 encodes:
- a CDS encoding amidohydrolase family protein produces MTGEDPYLIISSDCHAGLPTEEYRPYLDRRFHRDFDEFLAGRDRRREEMTRLGIRNEAFAARWFQDNEEGLRGGWEAAQRLKELDGDGVAAEVVFPDADAVDSRTAAPFGVGLGLSGDHDPELGMAGAQAHNRWLADFVSQNPERHCGVALLPITAPAGKVVAEVYRAKESGLGALMIPSMWAGEEPYHDRRYAPVWAAAAECAMPVVTHSGAAPRHEYGDHLGIYVSEVTWWPARPLWFLLWSGAFERHPGLKFGVAESGCWWLPNLLWFMDRLYLGAHGGKKLSPFQELKRPPHEYLDRQVFVCATNTKRRELAQRYEIGVDNILWGSDFPHPEGTWPDTRAWLKRTFHDIPVTETRRMLGLAAAEVFGFDVAKLAPLARRIGPTPADLGQPDDQAAVEASWERSRTAGRHWLTGEDFPVLGADR; encoded by the coding sequence GTGACCGGCGAGGACCCGTACCTGATCATCTCCTCCGACTGCCATGCCGGGCTGCCCACCGAGGAGTACCGGCCCTATCTGGACAGGCGTTTCCACCGGGACTTCGACGAGTTCCTCGCCGGGCGCGACCGCCGCCGCGAGGAGATGACCCGGCTCGGCATCCGCAACGAGGCGTTCGCGGCCAGGTGGTTCCAGGACAACGAGGAGGGGCTGCGCGGGGGCTGGGAGGCCGCGCAGCGGCTCAAGGAGCTCGACGGCGACGGGGTGGCCGCCGAGGTGGTCTTCCCGGACGCGGACGCGGTCGACAGCCGGACGGCCGCACCCTTCGGAGTCGGCCTCGGCCTCTCCGGCGACCACGACCCGGAACTGGGCATGGCGGGCGCGCAGGCGCACAACCGCTGGCTCGCGGACTTCGTGTCGCAGAACCCCGAACGGCACTGCGGGGTCGCCCTGCTGCCGATCACGGCTCCGGCCGGCAAGGTCGTCGCAGAGGTGTACCGCGCCAAGGAGTCCGGCCTCGGCGCCCTGATGATCCCGTCCATGTGGGCCGGCGAGGAGCCGTACCACGACCGCCGTTACGCCCCCGTGTGGGCGGCGGCCGCCGAGTGCGCGATGCCGGTCGTGACGCACTCCGGCGCGGCCCCGCGCCACGAGTACGGCGACCACCTGGGCATCTATGTGAGCGAGGTGACCTGGTGGCCCGCGCGGCCTCTGTGGTTCCTCCTCTGGTCGGGCGCCTTCGAACGCCACCCCGGCCTGAAGTTCGGTGTCGCTGAGTCCGGTTGCTGGTGGCTGCCGAACCTGCTGTGGTTCATGGACCGCCTCTACCTCGGCGCGCACGGGGGCAAGAAGCTGTCCCCCTTCCAGGAGCTGAAACGCCCGCCCCACGAGTACCTCGACCGGCAGGTCTTCGTCTGCGCCACCAACACCAAGCGCCGCGAACTGGCCCAGCGCTACGAGATCGGCGTCGACAACATCCTGTGGGGCAGCGACTTCCCGCACCCCGAGGGCACCTGGCCCGACACGCGCGCGTGGCTGAAGCGCACCTTCCACGACATCCCCGTCACCGAGACCCGCCGCATGCTGGGCCTGGCCGCGGCGGAGGTGTTCGGTTTCGACGTCGCGAAGCTCGCCCCGCTGGCCCGCCGCATCGGTCCCACCCCCGCCGACCTCGGCCAGCCGGACGACCAGGCGGCCGTGGAGGCCTCCTGGGAGCGTTCGCGCACGGCGGGCCGGCACTGGCTGACCGGCGAGGACTTCCCGGTGCTGGGGGCGGACCGATGA
- a CDS encoding SDR family NAD(P)-dependent oxidoreductase → MDLHSGQVAVVTGAASGIGLAMARRFAAEGLKVVLADVEAEALDKAAAGLRADGADVHARVVDVGERDQVLQLAEEAYGTYGAVHVLCNNAGVGSGAEGRMWEHEPNDWKWAFAVNVWGVFHGIQAFLPRMIKSGQPGHVVNTSSGDGGIAPLPTASVYAVTKAAVVTMTESLYAHLKAEHARVGASVLFPGPHMLRTGLWESHRNRPGRYAKQRPRRTPYRSLEQWEAAMRAAGKEVRFTPVEDVAELVVEGIRADRFWLLPPSEHSDAQIRARAGSMLGRTNPSYLESFILD, encoded by the coding sequence ATGGACCTTCACAGCGGTCAGGTCGCCGTCGTCACCGGCGCGGCGAGCGGTATCGGGCTGGCCATGGCCCGGCGGTTCGCGGCCGAGGGCCTGAAGGTGGTCCTCGCCGATGTCGAGGCGGAGGCCCTGGACAAGGCGGCGGCCGGCCTCCGCGCGGACGGGGCCGACGTGCACGCGCGCGTGGTCGACGTCGGCGAGCGCGACCAGGTGCTTCAGCTCGCCGAGGAGGCGTACGGGACGTACGGCGCCGTCCATGTGCTGTGCAACAACGCCGGCGTCGGGTCGGGTGCCGAAGGGCGTATGTGGGAGCACGAACCGAACGACTGGAAGTGGGCGTTCGCCGTCAACGTGTGGGGCGTCTTCCACGGGATCCAGGCGTTCCTTCCACGGATGATCAAGTCGGGTCAACCCGGTCATGTCGTCAACACGTCCTCGGGCGACGGCGGTATCGCCCCGCTGCCCACCGCCTCCGTGTACGCCGTCACCAAGGCCGCCGTCGTCACGATGACCGAGTCCCTGTACGCCCACTTGAAGGCGGAGCACGCGCGCGTGGGCGCGTCGGTGCTCTTCCCGGGGCCGCACATGCTGCGCACCGGCCTGTGGGAGTCGCACCGCAACCGTCCCGGGCGGTACGCGAAGCAGAGGCCGCGCAGGACGCCGTACCGAAGCCTGGAGCAGTGGGAGGCCGCGATGCGCGCGGCGGGCAAGGAGGTCCGCTTCACGCCCGTGGAGGACGTCGCGGAGCTCGTCGTCGAGGGCATCCGCGCGGACCGCTTCTGGCTGCTGCCGCCGAGCGAGCACAGCGACGCGCAGATCCGCGCGCGGGCCGGGTCGATGCTCGGCCGCACGAACCCGTCGTACCTCGAAAGCTTCATCCTCGACTGA
- a CDS encoding acetoacetate decarboxylase family protein has translation MAHARVRYGARTEAELAAARTASSRLTGIWSTGVVALWETDPDAVAAVLPPPLKPTGSPLVRVNISTVDLPGRPLGAGSFSVAAAHDGVDGWYPLVMPMTHERALTGGREVFGEPKKLGEVTVRRDGDAVRASLARHGIAFVEVRGTVSGSLPLPGPAAKTDFYFKFLPAVDGCGFDAGPLLVHCVRQEKVRRLERVTGEVVLRESARDPVADLPVRRLVEITVGEKTSDQRGRVVERVDARALLPYVHQRYDDPLQIHDGPPPGSE, from the coding sequence ATGGCACACGCACGCGTACGGTACGGCGCACGCACCGAGGCGGAGCTCGCGGCCGCACGCACCGCGAGCTCACGGCTCACCGGCATCTGGTCCACGGGTGTGGTGGCCCTGTGGGAGACCGACCCGGACGCGGTCGCGGCGGTCCTGCCGCCGCCCCTGAAACCCACCGGCAGCCCGCTGGTCCGCGTGAACATCAGCACCGTCGACCTGCCCGGCCGGCCCCTGGGCGCGGGCTCCTTCTCCGTCGCCGCCGCCCACGACGGAGTCGACGGCTGGTACCCGCTGGTCATGCCGATGACCCATGAGCGGGCCCTGACCGGCGGCCGGGAGGTCTTCGGGGAGCCGAAGAAACTCGGCGAGGTGACCGTCCGGCGGGACGGTGACGCCGTGCGGGCGTCGCTGGCCCGGCACGGGATCGCCTTCGTCGAGGTGCGCGGCACGGTGAGCGGCAGCCTGCCCCTTCCCGGACCGGCGGCGAAGACCGACTTCTACTTCAAGTTCCTGCCCGCGGTGGACGGCTGCGGCTTCGACGCCGGCCCGCTCCTGGTGCACTGCGTGCGCCAGGAGAAGGTGCGCCGGCTGGAGCGGGTGACCGGTGAGGTCGTCCTGCGCGAGTCGGCCCGCGACCCGGTCGCCGACCTGCCCGTGCGCCGGCTGGTCGAGATCACCGTCGGCGAGAAGACCAGCGACCAGCGCGGCCGGGTCGTCGAGCGGGTGGACGCCCGGGCGCTGCTGCCGTACGTCCACCAGCGGTACGACGATCCACTGCAGATCCACGACGGACCGCCCCCGGGGAGCGAGTGA
- a CDS encoding MXAN_6230/SCO0854 family RING domain-containing protein, which yields MSVLSSVLLRRLRTVYVDQAGPRPGDPSTEEGLVALEAELLDRGFAPTAQLRTALAWLGPAGLADAGRQLVRGIDAVLGADRTHMPLFRSFPASVPDDTFQLFVDRVFTLLLQWPKQPCVLCGTVGSVHPVSPCAHLVCRTCWDGADYSGCPICHRRIDPADPFLKPAPPRRPHELSAGPLKLLALGQDRKADTVRALRSLLARRTPLPPQDREDVTILLAHAPAGLDWFPAEIPVRETKALVLGRMLQERDRRAAAVELFDTHLTTATDVLRLLCVWSGGAADLIEPPRLRTLPRALRRRLLAVLDGLPVATLVEDVLRHPVTWKRAAEILHPYEHHDRHPRAALAFAVLRATDTSGTDLGAALLRTAAEHPEAVRVDGARIKAATWGARVEQALHEKDAPAVLALLAQRPGELLRRLDHLLRLTELDALPDGFADVLRRVLPHAGPGPLLAALGRMRIRHLPSERRVFFPRGQVTHAYTLDDTRPPLARAVTDEVCALLEAEALRRLSAAPRVELAVLDSALAGLAVPSTERADTKALVSVPRGSTQPLPGGEVLRLFLHWTQPARTRVDLDLSVALYDEDWEFTGVCDYTNLVHGDRAAVHSGDLTSAPAPDGATEYVDLDLTSLGGHGVRYAVPVVFSYNNIAFERLLDAFAGFMTLPSAAEEARDASYDPRTVRQRYDLVGDSRIHVPMLVDLRSRTFLWTDLHLSGDDGFHSVHRHGAELGRVGRDLYQYFASGRTTLWELVVWHAAARCDEVAVLRRAPVPGALDELWHYRRRAGEADSAFATRIRLLRAPERREVAEGVEALAGEVAAKKRVLLALVHGGVAPEGASGEAYRLLPGPVDGCGLQALAAGDLVAALG from the coding sequence TTGTCCGTACTGTCGTCCGTGCTGCTCCGCCGACTGCGTACCGTCTACGTCGACCAGGCCGGGCCCCGCCCGGGCGATCCGTCGACCGAGGAGGGCCTCGTCGCACTCGAGGCCGAGTTGCTGGACCGGGGCTTCGCGCCGACGGCACAGCTGAGGACGGCGCTGGCGTGGCTGGGGCCCGCCGGGCTCGCGGATGCGGGACGGCAGCTGGTCCGCGGGATCGACGCCGTGCTGGGCGCCGACCGTACGCACATGCCGCTGTTCCGCAGCTTCCCTGCGTCGGTGCCGGACGACACGTTCCAGCTGTTCGTCGACCGGGTCTTCACGCTGCTGCTGCAGTGGCCGAAGCAGCCGTGCGTGCTGTGCGGCACGGTGGGCAGCGTGCACCCGGTGTCGCCGTGCGCGCATCTGGTGTGCCGTACCTGCTGGGACGGCGCCGACTACTCCGGCTGCCCGATCTGCCACCGCAGGATCGACCCCGCCGACCCCTTCCTGAAGCCCGCGCCGCCGCGCCGCCCGCACGAGCTGTCCGCGGGGCCGCTGAAGCTGCTCGCGCTCGGCCAGGACCGGAAGGCCGACACCGTACGGGCGCTGCGGTCGCTGCTCGCCCGGCGTACGCCGCTGCCGCCGCAGGACCGCGAGGACGTGACCATCCTGCTGGCCCACGCGCCGGCCGGCCTCGACTGGTTCCCGGCCGAGATCCCGGTCCGTGAGACGAAGGCGCTGGTCCTCGGCCGGATGCTGCAGGAGCGTGACCGGCGCGCGGCGGCCGTCGAGCTGTTCGACACGCACCTGACGACCGCCACGGACGTCCTGCGCCTGCTGTGCGTGTGGTCCGGCGGCGCGGCCGACCTCATCGAGCCGCCCCGCCTGCGGACGCTCCCGCGCGCGCTGCGCCGCCGTCTGCTCGCCGTACTGGACGGGCTGCCGGTGGCCACGCTGGTGGAGGACGTGCTGCGGCACCCGGTCACCTGGAAGCGGGCCGCCGAGATCCTGCACCCGTACGAGCACCACGACCGCCACCCGAGAGCCGCGCTCGCCTTCGCCGTGCTGCGCGCCACGGACACCTCCGGGACGGACCTGGGCGCGGCACTGCTGCGTACGGCCGCCGAGCACCCGGAGGCCGTACGGGTCGACGGCGCCCGCATCAAGGCCGCCACCTGGGGCGCCCGCGTCGAGCAGGCGCTGCACGAGAAGGACGCGCCGGCGGTGCTCGCCCTGCTGGCCCAGCGCCCGGGCGAGCTGCTGCGGCGGCTCGACCACCTGCTGCGCCTCACCGAACTCGACGCGCTGCCGGACGGCTTCGCGGACGTTCTGCGCCGGGTGCTGCCCCATGCGGGCCCGGGGCCGCTGCTCGCCGCGCTGGGCCGGATGCGGATCCGTCATCTGCCGTCCGAGCGGCGGGTGTTCTTCCCGCGCGGGCAGGTCACGCACGCGTACACCCTCGACGACACCCGTCCCCCACTGGCGCGGGCGGTCACGGACGAGGTCTGCGCGTTGCTGGAGGCCGAGGCACTGCGCCGGCTCTCCGCCGCCCCGCGCGTGGAACTGGCCGTCCTCGACTCGGCGCTGGCCGGACTCGCGGTGCCCTCGACCGAGCGGGCCGACACCAAGGCGCTGGTCTCCGTGCCGCGCGGCAGCACCCAGCCGCTGCCCGGGGGCGAGGTGCTGCGGCTGTTCCTGCACTGGACGCAGCCCGCGAGGACCCGCGTGGACCTGGACCTTTCGGTGGCCCTGTACGACGAGGACTGGGAGTTCACCGGGGTGTGCGACTACACCAACCTCGTCCACGGCGACCGGGCGGCCGTCCACTCCGGCGACCTGACCTCGGCGCCCGCGCCGGACGGCGCCACCGAGTACGTCGACCTGGACCTGACCTCGCTCGGCGGCCACGGCGTGCGGTACGCGGTGCCCGTGGTGTTCAGCTACAACAACATCGCCTTCGAACGGCTGCTGGACGCCTTCGCCGGCTTCATGACCCTGCCGTCGGCCGCCGAGGAGGCGCGCGACGCCTCGTACGACCCGCGCACGGTCCGTCAGCGCTACGACCTGGTGGGCGACTCGCGCATCCACGTGCCGATGCTGGTCGACCTGCGCAGCCGTACGTTCCTGTGGACGGACCTGCACCTGTCCGGCGACGACGGCTTCCACAGCGTGCACCGGCACGGCGCCGAGCTGGGCCGGGTCGGGCGGGACCTGTACCAGTACTTCGCCTCGGGCCGTACGACGCTGTGGGAGCTGGTGGTGTGGCATGCCGCCGCCCGCTGCGACGAGGTGGCGGTGCTGCGGCGGGCGCCGGTGCCGGGTGCCCTGGACGAGCTGTGGCACTACCGGCGGCGGGCCGGGGAGGCGGACAGCGCGTTCGCCACCCGGATCCGGCTGCTGCGGGCGCCGGAGCGGCGGGAGGTCGCGGAAGGCGTTGAGGCTCTGGCGGGTGAAGTAGCCGCGAAGAAGCGCGTGCTGCTGGCCCTGGTGCACGGGGGCGTCGCTCCGGAGGGTGCGAGCGGAGAGGCGTACCGGCTGCTGCCGGGGCCGGTCGACGGCTGCGGCCTTCAGGCGCTGGCGGCGGGCGACCTGGTCGCGGCGCTGGGCTGA
- a CDS encoding DEDDh family exonuclease translates to MLEDRTTAASSPTSWPAAYPQGYAVVDVETTGLARDDRIISAAVYRLDARGEVEDHWYTLVNPERDPGPVWIHGLTSEQLEGAPLFGDIAEEFASRLADRVLVAHNAVFDWQMIAREYARAQREAPVRQRLCTIALSKELGLPLPNHKLESLAAHFGVVQRRAHHALDDARVLAEAFRPSLRAAAAGGVRLPLLECRPLTEWSDRPVPRQPSGAYGGYRPGSWRPSRKRPACPYPNPGRYEEGKRLKQGMRVAFSGDTSVERDLLEDRATEAGLHVATSLSRLTSLLVTNDPDSGTSKAVKARQYGTPVVDEAAFGQLLRDVEPAEGDRDRAAGH, encoded by the coding sequence ATGCTCGAAGACCGTACGACCGCAGCGTCCTCCCCCACATCGTGGCCGGCCGCGTATCCCCAGGGATACGCGGTCGTTGACGTGGAGACCACCGGCCTGGCCCGGGACGACCGCATCATCTCGGCGGCGGTCTACCGGCTGGACGCGCGCGGCGAGGTCGAGGACCACTGGTACACACTGGTCAACCCGGAGCGCGACCCGGGGCCGGTGTGGATCCACGGGCTGACGAGCGAGCAGCTCGAGGGCGCGCCGCTCTTCGGCGACATCGCCGAGGAGTTCGCCTCCCGGCTCGCGGACCGTGTGCTCGTCGCGCACAACGCGGTGTTCGACTGGCAGATGATCGCGCGGGAGTACGCCCGCGCGCAGCGGGAGGCGCCGGTGCGGCAGCGGCTGTGCACCATCGCGCTCTCCAAGGAGCTGGGCCTGCCGCTGCCCAACCACAAGCTGGAGTCGCTGGCGGCGCACTTCGGCGTCGTACAGCGGCGCGCGCACCACGCGCTGGACGACGCGCGCGTGCTGGCCGAGGCGTTCCGGCCCAGTCTGCGGGCCGCCGCGGCGGGCGGCGTCCGGCTGCCGCTGCTGGAGTGCCGCCCGCTGACGGAGTGGTCGGACCGGCCGGTGCCGAGGCAGCCGTCGGGGGCCTACGGCGGATACCGGCCGGGCAGTTGGCGCCCGTCGCGCAAGAGGCCCGCCTGCCCCTACCCCAACCCCGGCCGCTACGAAGAGGGCAAACGCCTCAAACAGGGCATGCGGGTCGCCTTCTCGGGTGACACATCCGTCGAGCGGGACCTGCTGGAGGACCGTGCGACGGAGGCCGGGCTGCATGTGGCCACCAGCCTGTCCCGGCTGACCAGCCTGCTGGTGACCAACGACCCGGACTCGGGCACGTCGAAGGCGGTCAAGGCGCGGCAGTACGGCACGCCGGTGGTGGACGAGGCCGCGTTCGGGCAGCTGCTGCGGGACGTCGAGCCCGCCGAGGGCGACAGGGACCGGGCGGCGGGCCACTGA
- a CDS encoding SURF1 family protein, protein MYRFLLTRQWVIVTLVALLLIPTMIRLGFWQLHRHDHRQALNQVINASLAAKPVPAESLTSVGGSVAHDDIYRRVTAKGHFDTAHELVVRRRTNADDQVGYHVLTPFVLNDGKTLLVNRGWVPAPASQTAFPKIPAPASGDITVTGRLMQDETTAASGIKNLKGLPDRQIMLINSTQVGARLRDSGDASAKSVLGGYIEMTAPAPKGGSPELIPPPTEDSSWIGIGDINLPYAIQWWVFAAGVPIGWMVLVRRELRERRAAAEERSEEPAPTAV, encoded by the coding sequence GTGTACCGCTTCCTGTTGACCCGCCAGTGGGTGATCGTCACCCTCGTGGCCCTCCTGCTCATCCCGACGATGATCAGACTGGGTTTCTGGCAGTTGCACCGCCACGATCACAGGCAGGCGCTGAACCAGGTGATCAACGCCTCGCTGGCGGCGAAGCCCGTGCCCGCCGAGTCGCTCACCTCGGTCGGCGGGTCGGTCGCGCACGACGACATCTACCGCCGGGTGACCGCGAAGGGTCACTTCGACACGGCGCACGAACTCGTGGTGCGCCGCCGCACGAACGCGGACGACCAGGTCGGCTACCACGTCCTCACCCCGTTCGTGCTGAATGACGGCAAGACGCTTCTGGTCAACCGCGGCTGGGTCCCCGCCCCCGCCTCGCAGACCGCCTTCCCGAAGATCCCGGCGCCCGCCTCCGGCGACATCACGGTCACGGGCCGGCTGATGCAGGACGAGACGACGGCCGCGAGCGGCATCAAGAACCTCAAGGGACTGCCGGACCGCCAGATCATGCTGATCAACAGCACGCAGGTCGGCGCGCGCCTGCGCGACTCGGGCGACGCCTCCGCCAAGTCGGTGCTCGGCGGCTACATCGAGATGACCGCCCCGGCCCCCAAGGGCGGCAGCCCGGAGCTGATTCCGCCGCCCACCGAGGACAGCAGCTGGATCGGCATAGGCGACATCAACCTGCCGTACGCGATCCAGTGGTGGGTGTTCGCGGCGGGCGTCCCCATCGGCTGGATGGTCCTGGTGCGCCGTGAGCTCAGGGAGCGGCGGGCCGCCGCCGAGGAGCGCAGCGAGGAGCCGGCCCCGACGGCGGTCTGA
- a CDS encoding sodium:solute symporter family transporter, whose amino-acid sequence MADGAMTATFLAVIGGASLLAVTARRLRPSDRLPSLEGWALADRGLGPVWTWFLLGGTIFTAYTFTAVPGLAYGNGAPAFFAVPYTVIVCPLAFVLLSRMWTVARRHGYVTAADFVRGRYGSPPLALVVALTGILATMPYLALQLLGIRAVLTAGGVYPRGATGDLVMVALFAGLAVATYRHGLRAPTVISALKAVAVFVSLTAVTWLVLNRLGGPGAVFTVAARRLGGPDPAHSPLLLTPAQQPAYATLALGSALALLMYPHVLTAGFAADGPRTLRKVAVALPAWTGLLALFGFLGVAALAAGVRAPRGGAEAAVPMLVDRLMPGPLAGLVFGAITVGALVPAAVMSIAAATSFVRNVYVEYVHPTATPKRQVRIAKAVSLTAKVGAVAFVFGLRDQDAVNLQLLGGVWILQIFPAVAVGLFTGRLHPRALLAGWGVGMVAGTFLVVREGFSSVVPLGTGQPPLEIYAGLVALLLNLLVAAAGTVALERLGVPRGADLTDLPSRLTVRRRPETGAKNP is encoded by the coding sequence ATGGCCGACGGCGCCATGACCGCGACGTTCCTCGCCGTGATCGGCGGGGCGTCGCTGCTGGCCGTCACCGCGCGCCGCCTGCGGCCGAGCGATCGCCTGCCCTCCCTGGAGGGCTGGGCGCTGGCCGACCGCGGCCTCGGGCCGGTGTGGACGTGGTTCCTGCTGGGCGGCACGATCTTCACCGCGTACACCTTCACCGCCGTACCGGGCCTCGCGTACGGCAACGGCGCGCCCGCCTTCTTCGCGGTGCCGTACACGGTGATCGTCTGCCCGCTCGCCTTCGTCCTGCTGTCCCGCATGTGGACGGTGGCGCGCCGGCACGGCTACGTCACCGCCGCCGACTTCGTGCGCGGCCGGTACGGGTCGCCGCCTCTCGCGCTGGTGGTCGCGCTGACCGGGATCCTCGCGACGATGCCGTATCTGGCGCTGCAGCTGCTCGGGATCCGCGCGGTGCTGACGGCGGGAGGCGTCTACCCGCGGGGCGCGACCGGTGACCTGGTGATGGTGGCGCTGTTCGCGGGGCTCGCGGTGGCGACCTACCGGCACGGACTGCGGGCGCCGACCGTCATCTCGGCGCTCAAGGCGGTGGCCGTCTTCGTCTCGCTCACCGCCGTCACCTGGCTGGTGCTGAACCGGCTCGGCGGCCCCGGGGCGGTCTTCACGGTCGCGGCGCGGCGGCTGGGCGGCCCGGACCCGGCGCACTCCCCGCTGCTGCTGACCCCCGCCCAGCAGCCCGCCTACGCCACGCTGGCCCTGGGCTCCGCGCTGGCGCTGCTGATGTACCCGCACGTGCTCACCGCGGGTTTCGCCGCGGACGGCCCCCGCACGCTGCGCAAGGTCGCGGTGGCGCTGCCCGCCTGGACCGGGCTGCTCGCCCTGTTCGGCTTCCTCGGTGTCGCGGCGCTCGCCGCGGGCGTACGGGCCCCGAGGGGCGGCGCGGAGGCCGCCGTGCCGATGCTGGTGGACCGCCTGATGCCGGGGCCGCTGGCCGGGCTGGTGTTCGGCGCGATCACCGTGGGGGCGCTGGTCCCGGCCGCGGTGATGTCGATCGCGGCCGCCACGAGTTTCGTCCGGAACGTCTACGTCGAGTACGTCCATCCGACCGCCACGCCCAAGCGGCAGGTGCGCATCGCCAAGGCGGTGTCGCTCACCGCGAAGGTGGGCGCGGTGGCGTTCGTGTTCGGGCTGCGCGACCAGGACGCCGTCAATCTGCAACTGCTCGGCGGGGTGTGGATCCTGCAGATCTTCCCGGCGGTGGCCGTGGGACTGTTCACCGGCCGGCTCCACCCCCGGGCGCTGCTCGCCGGGTGGGGCGTGGGCATGGTGGCCGGCACCTTCCTGGTGGTGCGGGAGGGGTTCTCCTCGGTCGTGCCCCTCGGCACCGGGCAGCCGCCGCTGGAGATCTACGCCGGGCTCGTGGCCCTGCTGCTGAACCTGCTCGTCGCCGCGGCCGGGACCGTGGCCCTCGAACGCCTCGGCGTCCCGCGCGGCGCCGACCTGACCGACCTGCCCTCGCGCCTGACCGTCAGGCGGCGCCCCGAGACGGGAGCGAAGAACCCGTGA
- a CDS encoding sigma-70 family RNA polymerase sigma factor, translating to MEREAGVARLFERHYASMLRLAVLLGADDPENVVAEAFYQIYRKWRRLRDTEAAEAYLRSTVCNLTRMRIRHLQVARRHEEKPAQEELVASAESTALLHDDQRVLIGALQQLPARQREALVLRHWLGLKESEIAAAMGISCGSVKTHTARGIAALTQAMEARR from the coding sequence CTGGAGCGCGAGGCCGGAGTAGCGCGTCTGTTCGAGCGGCATTACGCCTCGATGCTGCGGCTGGCGGTGCTGCTCGGCGCCGACGACCCGGAGAACGTGGTGGCCGAGGCCTTCTACCAGATCTACCGGAAGTGGCGGCGGCTGCGGGACACGGAGGCGGCGGAGGCGTACCTGCGCTCGACGGTCTGCAATCTGACCCGGATGCGGATACGTCACCTCCAGGTCGCCCGCCGGCACGAGGAGAAGCCGGCGCAGGAGGAACTCGTCGCGTCGGCGGAGAGCACCGCGCTCCTCCACGACGACCAGCGGGTACTGATCGGCGCCCTCCAGCAGTTGCCGGCCCGGCAGCGCGAGGCGCTGGTGCTGCGGCACTGGCTCGGGCTGAAGGAGAGCGAGATCGCGGCGGCGATGGGGATCTCCTGCGGATCCGTCAAGACCCACACGGCGCGCGGCATCGCCGCCCTGACCCAGGCGATGGAGGCCCGGCGATGA
- a CDS encoding SDR family oxidoreductase translates to MDLGLKDRVYVVTGATRGLGNAAARELVADGAKVVITGRDEKRVADAAAELGPNAVGMAVDNADAEAPARLVAAAREHFGGFDGILVSVGGPPPGFVADNSDEQWQSAFDSVFLGAVRLARAAAAELEAGGVIGFVLSGSVHEPIPGLTISNGLRPGLAGFAKSLSDELGPRGIRVVGLLPARIDTDRVRELDGLSADPEATRVANESRIPLRRYGTPQEFGRTAAFLLSPAASYLTGIMLPVDGGARHGF, encoded by the coding sequence ATGGATCTTGGACTGAAGGACCGGGTGTACGTCGTCACCGGGGCGACGCGCGGGCTGGGCAACGCCGCCGCGCGCGAGCTGGTCGCCGACGGGGCGAAGGTGGTCATCACCGGGCGGGACGAGAAGCGGGTCGCCGACGCGGCGGCCGAGCTGGGGCCGAACGCCGTCGGGATGGCCGTGGACAACGCGGACGCGGAGGCTCCCGCACGGCTGGTCGCGGCCGCGCGGGAGCACTTCGGCGGGTTCGACGGCATCCTCGTGAGCGTCGGCGGGCCGCCGCCCGGCTTCGTCGCCGACAACTCCGACGAGCAGTGGCAGTCGGCGTTCGACTCGGTGTTCCTGGGCGCCGTGCGGCTGGCCCGGGCGGCGGCCGCGGAGCTGGAGGCGGGCGGCGTCATCGGCTTCGTGCTGTCCGGTTCGGTGCACGAGCCGATCCCGGGGCTGACCATCTCCAACGGCCTGCGGCCGGGCCTCGCCGGGTTCGCCAAGTCCCTTTCGGACGAACTCGGGCCGCGGGGCATCCGGGTCGTCGGGCTGCTTCCGGCCCGCATCGACACCGACCGCGTACGCGAGCTGGACGGCCTGTCGGCGGACCCCGAAGCGACCCGGGTGGCCAACGAGTCGCGCATCCCGCTGCGCAGGTACGGCACGCCGCAGGAGTTCGGACGTACCGCCGCGTTCCTGCTCTCCCCGGCGGCGTCCTACCTGACGGGCATCATGCTGCCCGTGGACGGCGGGGCCCGGCACGGGTTCTGA